A genomic region of Streptomyces sp. NBC_00247 contains the following coding sequences:
- a CDS encoding NADH-quinone oxidoreductase subunit A produces the protein MNAYAPILVLGALGAGFAIFSVVMATLIGPKRYNRAKLEAYECGIEPTPTPAGGGRFPIKYYLTAMLFIVFDIEIVFLYPWAVTFDALGMFGLVEMLLFVLTVFVAYAYVWRRGGLEWD, from the coding sequence GTGAATGCCTACGCGCCCATCCTCGTGCTCGGCGCCCTCGGGGCAGGGTTTGCGATCTTCTCCGTGGTCATGGCCACGCTTATCGGCCCCAAGCGCTACAACCGGGCAAAGCTCGAAGCGTACGAGTGCGGTATCGAACCCACTCCGACTCCCGCCGGAGGCGGTCGCTTCCCCATCAAGTACTACCTGACGGCGATGCTCTTCATCGTCTTCGACATCGAGATCGTCTTCCTCTATCCCTGGGCCGTCACCTTCGACGCCCTGGGGATGTTCGGGCTCGTGGAGATGCTGCTCTTCGTGCTCACCGTCTTCGTCGCCTACGCGTACGTGTGGCGGCGCGGCGGCCTGGAATGGGACTGA
- a CDS encoding NADH-quinone oxidoreductase subunit C: MSGQSNADGSALPAPRSDGGEVIRVRKGMFGADNGGDTSGYGGLVRTVRLPHASPRPYGGWFDEVADELEGALDEQGLVPENAIERTVVDRGELTFHIAREHLVTVARTLRDDPALRFELCTGVSGVHFLDDKGRELHAVYHLRSLTHGRLIRLEVSAPDSDPHVPSLVAVYPTNDWHEREAYDFFGLVFDGHPALTRIMMPDDWQGFPQRKDYPLGGIAVEYKGAQIPAPDQRRSYS; encoded by the coding sequence GTGAGCGGCCAGAGCAACGCTGACGGCAGCGCGCTCCCCGCCCCCCGCAGTGACGGCGGCGAGGTCATCCGGGTGCGGAAGGGGATGTTCGGCGCCGACAACGGCGGCGACACCTCCGGTTACGGCGGGCTCGTCCGGACGGTGCGGCTGCCGCACGCGAGCCCCCGCCCGTACGGCGGCTGGTTCGACGAGGTGGCCGACGAGCTCGAAGGCGCTCTGGACGAGCAGGGGCTCGTCCCCGAGAACGCCATCGAGCGGACCGTGGTCGACCGGGGCGAGCTGACCTTCCACATCGCGCGCGAGCACCTGGTGACCGTGGCCCGCACCCTGCGCGACGACCCGGCGCTCCGCTTCGAGCTCTGCACCGGCGTCAGCGGGGTCCACTTCCTCGACGACAAGGGCCGCGAGCTGCACGCCGTGTACCACCTGCGGTCCCTCACCCACGGCCGGCTGATCCGGCTGGAGGTGTCCGCGCCCGACAGCGACCCCCACGTCCCGTCGCTGGTCGCGGTCTACCCGACCAACGACTGGCACGAGCGCGAGGCGTACGACTTCTTCGGGCTCGTCTTCGACGGGCACCCCGCGCTCACCCGGATCATGATGCCGGACGACTGGCAGGGCTTCCCGCAGCGCAAGGACTATCCGCTCGGCGGCATCGCCGTCGAGTACAAGGGCGCCCAGATCCCGGCTCCGGACCAGCGGAGGTCGTACTCCTGA
- a CDS encoding NuoB/complex I 20 kDa subunit family protein encodes MGLEEKLPSGFVLTTVEQAAGWVRKSSVFPATFGLACCAIEMMTTGAGRYDLARFGMEVFRGSPRQADLMIVAGRVSQKMAPVLRQVYDQMPSPKWVISMGVCASSGGMFNNYAIVQGVDHIVPVDIYLPGCPPRPEMLIDAILKLHQKIQGSKLGVNAEEAAREAEEAALKALPLIEMKGLLR; translated from the coding sequence ATGGGACTCGAAGAGAAACTGCCAAGTGGCTTCGTACTGACCACTGTCGAGCAGGCCGCCGGATGGGTACGGAAGTCTTCGGTCTTCCCCGCCACCTTCGGCCTCGCCTGTTGCGCCATCGAGATGATGACGACCGGAGCCGGGCGGTACGACCTCGCCCGCTTCGGGATGGAGGTCTTCCGCGGATCGCCGCGCCAGGCGGACCTGATGATCGTCGCCGGGCGGGTCAGTCAGAAGATGGCGCCCGTGCTGCGGCAGGTCTACGACCAGATGCCGAGCCCCAAGTGGGTCATTTCCATGGGGGTTTGTGCATCGTCGGGCGGTATGTTCAACAATTACGCCATTGTTCAGGGTGTTGACCACATTGTCCCCGTCGATATCTATTTGCCGGGGTGCCCGCCGCGTCCCGAGATGCTGATCGACGCCATCCTCAAACTCCACCAGAAGATCCAGGGCTCCAAGCTCGGGGTCAACGCGGAGGAAGCCGCCCGCGAGGCGGAGGAGGCGGCGCTCAAGGCGCTCCCCCTGATCGAGATGAAGGGGCTCCTCCGGTGA